ATGCTAGTAACATTGGGTCTTTGTGGAGAAGTGTCTTATTGGGATTTTTTATTATTCCCAGTTTTATAATCTATCGATTTATATTATTCTGGATTACCTATTGGATGGTGATATGAATAAAAAAATCCCCAGCTTAGAATAAACCGGGGATGGAATTTTTAAAACTCAGCATTACCTGGGGTTCTTGGGAATGCAATGACATCTCGAATGTTACTCATACCCGTAACGAATAAGACCATTCGCTCAAAACCTAGCCCAAAGCCTGCATGAGGAGTAGCGCCAAATCTTCTGGTGTCTAAATACCACCACATTTCATCTTGTGGGATATTCATCTCTTCCATACGTTGAGTTAGGACATCCAGTCTTTCTTCTCGTTGAGAGCCACCCACGATTTCTCCAATTCCAGGGAAAAGAATATCCATGGCTGCGACAGTTTTGCCGTCATCATTCTGACGCATATAGAATGACTTGATCTCTTTTGGGTAATCAGTAAGAATAACTGGCTTTTTGAAATGTTTCTCTACCAAATACCGCTCGTGCTCAGATTGTAAATCAGCACCCCATTCATCGATTAGGTAAGCAAACTTCTTCTTTTTGTTTGGTTTAGAGTTACGAAGAATGTCGATGGCCTCTGTATAGGTCAATCTCACAAACTCATTTTCTGCGACAAACTTTAATTTTTCTACCAAGCCCATTTCACTTCTCTGATCCTGAGGCTTGCCTTTTTCTTCTTCAGCAAGTCTTTTGTCCAAGAATTCAAGATCACTTCCGCAATTATCCAATGCATATTGAATGATGTACTTCAAGAAATCTTCAGCAAGATCTTGGTTGTCCTCGGCATCATAGAAAGCCATTTCAGGCTCAATCATCCAAAACTCAGCAAGGTGTCTCGCTGTATTGGAATTCTCTGCACGGAAGGTAGGTCCGAACGTATAGATTTCTGATAAAGCCATTGCAGCCAATTCACCCTCAAGCTGTCCTGAGACCGTAAGGTTCGCTTCTCTTTCAAAGAAATCTTCACGGTAGTCGATGTCTCCATCTTTGGTAAGAGGAGGGTTTTTTAAATCTAGCGTCGTTACTTTAAATGTTTCTCCTGCACCTTCTGCATCAGAAGCGGTAATGATAGGCGTATGGATGTAGAAGAAGCCCTTATCATTAAAATATTTATTAACTGCGAAGGCTAATGCATGTCTTACTCTAAAAACCGCGCTGAAAGTATTTGTACGCATTCTTAGGTGAGCAATTTCTCTTAGAAACTCTAAAGAATGCCTTTTAGGCTGAAGTGGATATTTCTCAGGATCTGCTTCTCCCAAAACTTGGATGCTGATGGCGTTTAGCTCTGAAGCTTGTCCTGCACCTTGTGATTCCACCACAGTTCCTGTCACTTTTAGACAAGCTCCTGTTGCACATTTTTTCAGAATATCCTCTGAAATAATAGTTGGATCTGCGACAATTTGGTAATTGGTAATCGTGGATCCATCGTTTAAGGCGATAAAAGAAACATTTTTGTTACTTCTCTTCGTACGAACCCAGCCCATGAGTGTCACTTCTTTTCCAACAGGACTTTCATCCAGGATGGTCTTGATTTTGACCCGTTTGTTAAATGCCATTAGGAGTTATTATTTAAGGAAAACCAAATTTCCGAGTGTTTTTAAGTGGAATGCAAAAAAACGATTAAATAAGCTTTTTATCAAAAAATTGCTTGTTTTTCCTAACTTTGGATATGAGGCTTTTTCAAAAGAAAAGGCCTTTTTTGAACCCAAATGCAGGTTTTATCTGATTACAAATGCAAAAGCTAAATCTTAGCCATTCACTTTCTCAAAAACTATCTCCTCAGCAGATACAATTTATCAAATTGTTGCAGGTTCCAACGGCTGAATTAGATGCCCGGATCGAAGAGGAATTAGAAATTAATCCTGCCTTAGAAGAAGGAAAGGATGAAGAACCCAAAGAGGAATTCGAGGATAATTATGAAGAAGAAGCAGTTCCGGAAGAGCGAGATGTGAATATTGATGATTATCTGGATGATGAGTATGGAGGATATAAAATGCAGGGTGATGGGAATTATAACTCAGATGAAGAAGATCGGGAAATGCCATTATCTAGTAACTCCTCGCTTCATGAACAATTAATTTCCCAGCTCAACTTCCTTAAACTGGATGATAGACAAAGGACTATTGGTCAGCAACTGATTGGTAGTATTGAAAATGATGGGTATATCCGTCGTGACCTCGAAGCAATTATTAATGACCTTGCTTTTAGCCAAAATATAGAGACTGATATTGATGAACTAGAGGAGATCTTAAGGAAAATTCAAGCCTTTGACCCAGCGGGCATTGCCTCAAGGAACCTTCAGGAATGTTTGACATTACAGTTGGAAAGAAAAGAACATCCAGAGGATCCTACGGTTATTCATGCGCTTAAGATTATTCACGATTGTTTTGATGAGTTTACTAAAAAGCACTACTCCAAGATTCAGAAAAGGTGTGACCTGAGTGAAGAGGAAACAAAAGATGCTGTACATCTAATCACAAAACTCAATCCTAAGCCAGGAGGGGTTTCGGATGGATTGGTAAGAACTCAATATATTATCCCTGATTTTATTTTGACCAACAACGGAGGTAAAATGGAAATCAGTTTGAATTCCAGAAATGCACCAGAGTTGAGGATTTCAAGATCATATTCTGAGATGTTTGATGCCTATGATAAGAGTGATAAGAAAGATAAGAAGCTGAAAGAAACAGTAACTTTTGTCAAGCAAAAGCTAGATGCTGCCAAGTGGTTTATCGATGCGATCAAGCAAAGACAAAATACTTTGTTGCGTACAATGGAAGCCATATTAATGTATCAAAAAGAATTCTTTGTGGATGGCGATGAGACCAATTTACGTCCAATGATTCTTAAAGATATTGCAGAAAGGATCGACATGGATATCTCTACCGTTTCTAGAGTTGCGAATAGTAAGGCCATTCAAACAGAGTTTGGAGTGTACCCTTTGAAATATTTTTTCTCGGAAGGTATTGCAACAGATAGTGGTGAAGACGTAAGTAATAGAGAAGTGAAGTCAGTGCTTCAGGCGATGGTTGATGCAGAAGATAAGAAAAAGCCATTGTCAGATGATAAGCTTGTGAAAATGCTTAATCAAAAAGGATACAATATTGCCAGAAGAACAGTTGCTAAATACAGAGAGCAACTTCAGATTCCTGTTGCACGATTAAGAAAGGAACTTTAGTGCTAAGATTTATTTCCCTTTTTCTATCAGTCGTATTTCAGCCTCTCCTTATACCAACTCTGGTATTTGGGCTTTTGCTGTATTTAGTTCCAGAAGCTACCAGTGTTCCAGAGGTGTTTAAGGGTAATATTCTGCTTTTGGTAGTACTTTCTACTTTAGCTATACCCATGGTAACTATTTTTGGGTTAAGGCTTAGCGGAACTTTGAAAAGTATCCATATGGAGGATATCAAAGATCGGGTGATCCCTTTTATTATAACCACCTTTTATTTTCTGTTGACCACCTATTTTTTGAGAGATAAGTCAGAGATAGATCCCGTGCTTTGGCAATCTTTAGGGCTTATTTCCTTGACTATATTAGGTTTGACCTTAGTCACCTTTTGGTGGAAGATGTCAGCTCATATGACAGGGTTTGGGGGGCTAGTTGCTACAGTTGTAGTGTTGGGTATGAAGTTTCCTACATTTACGCCATTATACCCTTTATTACTGGCGATCTTTCTTTCAGGTATTGTCGGGAGCTCTAGACTTTATTTAAACGCTCACAAGCCTATTGAGACTTATGTTGGCTTTGTTTATGGCTTTGTAATGTGTTTTGTAGGCTTTCAGTTTATCTACACTTAATTCTTTTTTCCAGGTCTTTCTTAAAAGGGGAATGCATAAAAATAATAAAGCCGAGCATGGAATCATGCTCGGCTTTATTATTCAATAATTTTTAAATTTCTAGAATACGTTGACTGCTACACCGAAATTCAATTGAGAAGCGGCAGTGCCATAGGGGCCTTTTCCGGCTTGGAATGTGCTATTTAATCCATAGTAGAACCAAGTGTAGAAACCAGGAGATCCAGCCTTAAAAGTCAGTCCATATCTAATTTTCTCCAATCCATAATTCTGGCTGTCTTTGACTTTTCTTTTAAGTCCATCAGCATCCTTAAATTTGTTTTTGGTATGAGCTTCGTATAAGATGCCTACTTTTGCTCCAATGCTAAATCTGAATCCTTTGGAATGGTTCGTTTTGTTTAAGTGATAGACAAAGTCTAAAGGAATATCAA
Above is a window of Algoriphagus machipongonensis DNA encoding:
- the asnS gene encoding asparagine--tRNA ligase; the encoded protein is MAFNKRVKIKTILDESPVGKEVTLMGWVRTKRSNKNVSFIALNDGSTITNYQIVADPTIISEDILKKCATGACLKVTGTVVESQGAGQASELNAISIQVLGEADPEKYPLQPKRHSLEFLREIAHLRMRTNTFSAVFRVRHALAFAVNKYFNDKGFFYIHTPIITASDAEGAGETFKVTTLDLKNPPLTKDGDIDYREDFFEREANLTVSGQLEGELAAMALSEIYTFGPTFRAENSNTARHLAEFWMIEPEMAFYDAEDNQDLAEDFLKYIIQYALDNCGSDLEFLDKRLAEEEKGKPQDQRSEMGLVEKLKFVAENEFVRLTYTEAIDILRNSKPNKKKKFAYLIDEWGADLQSEHERYLVEKHFKKPVILTDYPKEIKSFYMRQNDDGKTVAAMDILFPGIGEIVGGSQREERLDVLTQRMEEMNIPQDEMWWYLDTRRFGATPHAGFGLGFERMVLFVTGMSNIRDVIAFPRTPGNAEF
- the rpoN gene encoding RNA polymerase factor sigma-54 is translated as MQKLNLSHSLSQKLSPQQIQFIKLLQVPTAELDARIEEELEINPALEEGKDEEPKEEFEDNYEEEAVPEERDVNIDDYLDDEYGGYKMQGDGNYNSDEEDREMPLSSNSSLHEQLISQLNFLKLDDRQRTIGQQLIGSIENDGYIRRDLEAIINDLAFSQNIETDIDELEEILRKIQAFDPAGIASRNLQECLTLQLERKEHPEDPTVIHALKIIHDCFDEFTKKHYSKIQKRCDLSEEETKDAVHLITKLNPKPGGVSDGLVRTQYIIPDFILTNNGGKMEISLNSRNAPELRISRSYSEMFDAYDKSDKKDKKLKETVTFVKQKLDAAKWFIDAIKQRQNTLLRTMEAILMYQKEFFVDGDETNLRPMILKDIAERIDMDISTVSRVANSKAIQTEFGVYPLKYFFSEGIATDSGEDVSNREVKSVLQAMVDAEDKKKPLSDDKLVKMLNQKGYNIARRTVAKYREQLQIPVARLRKEL
- a CDS encoding PA-phosphatase yields the protein MLYLVPEATSVPEVFKGNILLLVVLSTLAIPMVTIFGLRLSGTLKSIHMEDIKDRVIPFIITTFYFLLTTYFLRDKSEIDPVLWQSLGLISLTILGLTLVTFWWKMSAHMTGFGGLVATVVVLGMKFPTFTPLYPLLLAIFLSGIVGSSRLYLNAHKPIETYVGFVYGFVMCFVGFQFIYT